GCCAGCGCCTCGCGCAGTCCCCGTCCGGCGGGCACGGTGTAGGTCGTATCGCCCTCCGTCTCCACGACGAGAGCCGCCAGCGCATCCTCGCCATCCGGCGGCTCCGTGGTCGCGAGGGAGATGCCGGCGCGCTCGCCCGGCTCGCCGACGAAGACGCCGTCGGCCGTCGAGAGGTCCGTGACGTTCCGCCCGGCCCCGTTCTCGAAGACGTAGACCGCCCCCGCGTCCACCCCCGCGAGGTCGCTGCGCGGCACGCCGATCACCAGATCGTTCGTCCCCGAGCCGGTGAGATCAGTTCGGAGGACGTTCCAGCCGGGGCGTTCGTCCGGCGTCAGCCCCATCTTCTTCGCCATCTCCGGCAGCGGGTGAATGGGCGTCTCGAACTCGGCCGGGTTCTTCCGCACGCGGAAAATCCCCCAGAAGCCACCTTCGAGGCGGCGGCGCTCCTTGAGTTCACCGTAGAGGAAGTCCCCGGTGCTCTCCGCGAGGCCGCCAGCGCCGCTGACCATGTCCAGGAACTCGGCGCTCCCGACCGTGAACTTGTCGTCGACGCCGATGATCGGCGAGTCCGCCACGTCGGTGAAGCGCCGCCACTGATGTTCGGAGATGTGGAACGACAGACCCCGCGCCTTGTCGGAGAGTTTCCCGACGAGGAACCTGACCTCGTCGCCGAGCAGCGCCCGCGGAATCGGCGTCGCTGGATCGCCGTGCGTCTCCGAGTCGAAGACCAGGTGCTGGGCCGGGTTGTTCTCGAACCGACGGATGAACGGCTCCGACCGGTTGTTGATCGCCGGGTAGCCCTGATCCTCGCGGTCGCCGATCTGGTTACAGGGGGCGTCGGGGTTCTCCGTGTCGGGACCAGGCGGGACGACGCAGTTGTCGGGGTCGTTCTCGTTGATGATGAATCGGGCGTCGCTCATCTGGAGCGTGAACTCCCGCCTGTCGGAGCCGTCGGGGTTCTTGAGCATCACGCTGTCGCCCGTCGGCGCGGGCTCGGCCGTCCGCGGGTCGAGCCACGTCGCACCCGGCGGTTCGACCGCCAGCGCGCCGAAGGCACCGTGGTGGCGGTGGCTCCGGAGGTCCGCCGTGTCCCAGAGCGCGACGAAGGGGTGGTTCTCGTGGGGCGACCAGCGGTAGGTGATGGTCTCGCCGGGCGCGACCGTCTGATCGAAGTTGAACCCGACGGTGGCACCGTCCGACCCGTTCACGTCGTAGTCAGTGTGCAGGGCGTGCAGCGAGATCCGACTCGACGGATCCCACGGCTGTTCGATCCGCATTAGCGGGTGTGCGTGGTCGTCGTCGAGATCGCACGGGAGTTCGTTCGTGAGGTTGATCTCGATACAATCGCCCTCGTTCGCCCGGATGACCAGCGGTTCGGCGGGACGGTCGCCGCACTTGATGTCCTCGACGTGTTCGTCGAGCGCGTAGACGATCCCGAACGGGTCGTGATCGCCGTACTCGTTGAACTCGATCTCCGTCTGGAACGCCGTGACGTCGAACCGTCGCACTCGCGCGTCGTCCGGGCAGGGATCGCCCGGGTCGGGCGCTTTCGGTGGCACCTCGCCGACGTTCCTGTTCTGGCGGGCGTCCTTGTCCGGCGGGAACGCCCGACAGTCGTCCTCGTCGTAGAGCAGTTTCGCCCGCTGGCCGAGGCGCTCGAGGCGCTTGAGCCCGAGGAAGGGCGCGAAGTGGCCCATCCGTTTGAGGTCCTTCTTCGTGATCTTCTTCCCCTTCGGCGGGCCCCGATCGGGGAGTGGCTTGAGGTGGGGGGTCTTCGCGTCGAAGACGCGGTGGATCCCCCACATCCCCGTCCACCGATCGTCGATGATGCCCGTCCCGTAGAGGTAGTCCTGGATGGGAAGGCCGAACGGGTTGTCCATCCGATCGAAGTCGGTCTCGTGCTCCGCGTCGTGTGGATCGACGAAGAACGTGAACTGCTCGGAGGTACCGATGATGTTCGAGACCGTGTCCTCGCGGGCCAACCCTTCCGTCTCGAAGAAGCGACCGTGGATCTGGAAGTTGTGCTGTTCCTCCCAGGCACCCTGGATCAGCCGGATCCGGATCGGGTCGTTCGAGTAGGCTTCGAGCAGCGGCGTCGGCGGATCGCCGTGGACCGCTGAACTGAACGAGTAGGCCGGGTCGGGGTCGCCGCGCTGGTAGACCGGCGCGTTCCGGAGGTTGATCGCCATCGTCCCCGCGTTCTCGTTGTGCTCCTCCTCGTCGTTGATGAACTCGCCGTCGCGGTCGACGAGCTGGGCGAAGTCGTGGAGGTGGAGACAGAACTCGCGGAAGTCGTCCTTGCCCTTCGGCGTCTTGATAATCGCCTGCGCGCCGCTCTCGATCGGTTCGCCCGAGTACGGATCGAGGTACTCAGAGCCCTCGGGTTCGACGATGAGCGCGCAGAACTCGCCGTGCATCACGTCGTCGATGCCGAAGATGTGGTCGTGGAAGTAGATCGGCCCCTCCTCGTCCGCGTACCACCGGTAACTCCGCTGTTGACCGGGCTCGGTGTCCTGATCGTAGTTGTAGCCGTTGGCGAGCGAGTCCGACCCCAGCAGGTCGAAGCTCACGAAGTGGGGGTGGATCGACACCGGCCGCTCGGTTTCGTTCTTGAGCGTGATCTCGACGCAGTCGCCGACGTTCGCGCGGATGAACAGCGGCTCGGGGTTCATCTCGCCGGTGCGGATCGCCTCCGCGTCTTCCTCTAAGGCGTAGACGATCCCGTCGGGGTCGTGATCGCCGTTGTCGTTGTAGACGACGTCGGCGGGAAGCGCGACGATGGTGAACTCACTGACTGGCGCGTCCTTGCCCGCGGGCGGCCCACCGAACTTCGTGTTGTCGATCCAGGGATCGCAGGGGTCCGCGTACGGCGCGCCGGGGACGATCTCGCCCAGTGCCTCCTCCTCCTCGGGCGTGGGCTGGCGACCCGTTTCGAGGGGGTTCGGTCCAGTCGCGAGCGGCGAGTCCGGCGGCGGACTGCCGACCTCGTTGGGGATGAAGTCGGGGAAGCCCGGGATCGGCGAGTCTTCGGGGAGAATACCCCGCGGGAACGGCACCTCGTCGGGCACCGGGTCGTCCGCGATGGTCGTACTCGGCAGCGGCTGGAGGCCGCACTGCTCCTTGTCGAAGATGCGGAAACTTCCCCACATCCCCTCGCCGTAGTGGGGGAAGAGATGACAGTGAAAGAGGTTGTCGCCGGCGGTGCCGTGCGCGCCGCCCGCGCCGATCTCGAACGCCTCCTCGAACGTCATCTCGGGTCGCACCGTCTCGATGGGACCGGACGCCTCCGACCCCTGCGCCTCGCCGTGGGCCACGACGAAGTAGACGGGGTAGGCCGCGCCCAGCCCGATCGTCTGGGAGTCGATCGTGTCGGAGTCCGAGCGCCCGGGGATCGTCTTCCAGCGGTGGGCGTGGAGGTGGTGGACGTGGTTCTCCTCGGTGGACGCCCCGACCGCGACGAACTTCATCGGGTCGCCCTTGTAGACGGGGTAGGTGTTGTCGCCGCCGCCCGGGTCGCCGTTTATCCACGAGTTGTAGAAGAACTCCTCCAGGAGTTCGGGTTCCACGTCGAGTTCCTCGGCGCGGTCGGGATCGGCCCGCTGGCCCGTCGGATCCGCCCGGTAGTTGATCGCGTGGATCGTCTGCTCGTTGTCCGTCCCGGGGAAATCGACCCGCGGTTCGAGCCCCTCGGGTGTGTGGTAGTGGACGACGATCTCGCGGTAGCTCGTCCCGATGAACTCGGGGTCGTGGATGTCGGCCTGGACGCCGCTTCGGATCTCCCCGCCGGTGAACGGATCGGTCCAGGTCGCGCCCGCGGGCTCGACCATCATCGTCCCGAACAGGCTTCGGGCCAGCAGGTTCGCCTCCTGGGGTGGCTCCTCGGCGCTGTCCATGGCGGGGTTCGCGAGGTCGTAGAAGAAGTGGGGCCCCTGGTGGGCGGCGAACCAGCGGTAGGTGATCGACTCGCCTGGCGCGACCGTCGTGTCCGCGTTGAACCCGACCTTCGCGCCGTCGGACTCCTGTACGTCGTAGGGCAGGCCCGTCTGGTGCATCGACGCGTGGCGATCGAGGTGATTGATGAACTCGATCTCGACGATGTCGCCCTCGTTGGCGCGGATGACGAGCGGGCGCAGCACCGACGTGTCGATGCCGTCGTCGTGCGGATCGCCCGCGGGGTGGTCGTCACCGCCGTGATGGTGGGTCCCTCGCTCGTGGTCGTGCCCGCCGTCCTTTCGGTGGCGGTGGTGCTGGTCGGCCCCGTCGGGGTGGTGGTGATCGTGATCGGCTCCCTTCGGGTGCTGGTGGTGCTTGTGGTGGTCGATGTCGATGTGGGCGGTGTCCTCGCACTGCTCCTTGGCGTCGGAGCCCGAGTAGAAGTCGACGCGCTGTTCGTCGCCGTCGATCGCCTCGAACGCGTCGTTCGGGAACGTTCCAGAGGCCTTGCGCGCGGCCTTCAGGTCCTCGTCGAGGACGTACATCGCCCCCTTCGGCTGGTGGAGGCCGAACTGGTTGTACGGAATGTCTACCTCGATGGCGTGGACCGTGAACTTCCGGACCTTTCCGTCTTTCTTCGGTTCGTCGGGGACGTGTCTCTCGTCGCCGTCGAGGACGCCGAACGCGCCGCCGCCGAGGGCCATCCCCGACGCGAGCGCGCCGCTTCCTGCTAAGAACGATCGCCGCGTCGCCTGGAGGGAGCCCCGCGCTCCCCCCTCGATGCCGCCGTCCGGTGACACGCTATCGCTCCGGTCCGCTTCGTCTTTTGTCATAGCTCACGCAATTACACCCGACAGGGTGAATTAGTTATAAATGAAGTTATACACCTGAGTGTCCAGTTAATCTGGAGTACAGAGGATCCTCAATCACTCGATTCGTGGCGTTTCAGTGCCTCTTACCTGTCGAACGGCGACACAGAATCGTCGAGGGAGGTGACACGAACCGCGACACGTTCCAGAATCCCTGCTAAGTTCATTTTACCGAGTAGTAGTCGGAGAACCGAAACTCGACTGGCTCTGTAAGACAGCGGATCGGAACGAAAACCCTCGAACGAGCGTTCTCCACCCTCTCAACCGGGAACGCGGCGATACGGAGACGTCGTCGGGGCTGAATGTATCGATAAAGGTAACAGATAGATCCGTTTAACCGTCGTTATACCTCGGCGAGGCGGTGACGGTCACCGCTCTCTGACCGAACGGGTGTCACGAGGGTCACGGCGTCGGGTTCGTCCCACCCTCGCGGCGGACGCCGTCCGCGACGCTTTTGCGGCCCCTCCGAGTACGCCACCCCGTGAGACGCATCGGGTTCGTGCTCAACCCCATCGCGGGGATGGGCGGCCGGGTCGGGCTGAAGGGGACGGACGGGAAGGTCGAGGAGGCGCTGGCGCGCGGCGCGGAGGCGCGGGCACCCGATCGCGCGCGGGAGGCCCTCGATGGCCTGTTCGAGCGCGACCGGACCGTCGACCTCCTCGCCTACGGCGATCCGATGGGTGCATCCGAGGCGCGTGCCGCGGGGTTCGACCCGACGGTCGTCGGCCGCCCGGACGGCGAGGAGACGGGCGCGTCCGACACCCGGGCGGCCGTCGCGGCGTTCCTGGAGGCGGGCGTCGACCTCGTGCTGTTCGTCGGCGGGGACGGCACCGCCGTGGACGTGGCCGAGACGATCGAGTCCGCCGGCGTCGAGACGCCGATGCTCGGCGTCCCGGCCGGGGTGAAGGTCTACTCCTCGGTCTTCGCGGTGACCCCGCGGGCCGCGGGGCGGATCGCCGCCACCTACGAGCGGGTCGAAGCCCGCGAGGTCAACGACATCGACGAGGACGACTACCGCGAGGGGGAGGTCCACACCGAACTGAAGGCCGTCGTCTCGGTCCCGGTCGCCGAGGAGGTACAGGCGGGAAAGCAACTGGGCGGCGGGAGCGTCGAGTCGCTCGCGGCGGGCGTCGCGGAGGACGTCGAACCGGGGACGACCTACGTGTTCGGCCCGGGGAGCACCGTCGGCGCGATCGAGCGCGAACTCGGCTTCGAGGGGTCGCCGCTCGGCGTGGACGTCTGGCGGGACGGGGAGGTGCTCGTCCGCGACGGCGGGGAGCGCGAGATACTCGACGCGCTCTCCGAGCGTAACGTCGTCGTCGTCTCGCCCATCGGCGGACAGGGGTTCGTCTTCGGGCGGGGTAACCAGCAGCTCTCGCCCGCGGTGCTCCGTCGGTCGGACGTGCTAATCGTCGCCTCGCGGTCGAAACTCGACGGGATCGGCGTCCTGCGGGCGGACACCGGC
The Halomarina pelagica DNA segment above includes these coding regions:
- a CDS encoding multicopper oxidase domain-containing protein, translating into MTKDEADRSDSVSPDGGIEGGARGSLQATRRSFLAGSGALASGMALGGGAFGVLDGDERHVPDEPKKDGKVRKFTVHAIEVDIPYNQFGLHQPKGAMYVLDEDLKAARKASGTFPNDAFEAIDGDEQRVDFYSGSDAKEQCEDTAHIDIDHHKHHQHPKGADHDHHHPDGADQHHRHRKDGGHDHERGTHHHGGDDHPAGDPHDDGIDTSVLRPLVIRANEGDIVEIEFINHLDRHASMHQTGLPYDVQESDGAKVGFNADTTVAPGESITYRWFAAHQGPHFFYDLANPAMDSAEEPPQEANLLARSLFGTMMVEPAGATWTDPFTGGEIRSGVQADIHDPEFIGTSYREIVVHYHTPEGLEPRVDFPGTDNEQTIHAINYRADPTGQRADPDRAEELDVEPELLEEFFYNSWINGDPGGGDNTYPVYKGDPMKFVAVGASTEENHVHHLHAHRWKTIPGRSDSDTIDSQTIGLGAAYPVYFVVAHGEAQGSEASGPIETVRPEMTFEEAFEIGAGGAHGTAGDNLFHCHLFPHYGEGMWGSFRIFDKEQCGLQPLPSTTIADDPVPDEVPFPRGILPEDSPIPGFPDFIPNEVGSPPPDSPLATGPNPLETGRQPTPEEEEALGEIVPGAPYADPCDPWIDNTKFGGPPAGKDAPVSEFTIVALPADVVYNDNGDHDPDGIVYALEEDAEAIRTGEMNPEPLFIRANVGDCVEITLKNETERPVSIHPHFVSFDLLGSDSLANGYNYDQDTEPGQQRSYRWYADEEGPIYFHDHIFGIDDVMHGEFCALIVEPEGSEYLDPYSGEPIESGAQAIIKTPKGKDDFREFCLHLHDFAQLVDRDGEFINDEEEHNENAGTMAINLRNAPVYQRGDPDPAYSFSSAVHGDPPTPLLEAYSNDPIRIRLIQGAWEEQHNFQIHGRFFETEGLAREDTVSNIIGTSEQFTFFVDPHDAEHETDFDRMDNPFGLPIQDYLYGTGIIDDRWTGMWGIHRVFDAKTPHLKPLPDRGPPKGKKITKKDLKRMGHFAPFLGLKRLERLGQRAKLLYDEDDCRAFPPDKDARQNRNVGEVPPKAPDPGDPCPDDARVRRFDVTAFQTEIEFNEYGDHDPFGIVYALDEHVEDIKCGDRPAEPLVIRANEGDCIEINLTNELPCDLDDDHAHPLMRIEQPWDPSSRISLHALHTDYDVNGSDGATVGFNFDQTVAPGETITYRWSPHENHPFVALWDTADLRSHRHHGAFGALAVEPPGATWLDPRTAEPAPTGDSVMLKNPDGSDRREFTLQMSDARFIINENDPDNCVVPPGPDTENPDAPCNQIGDREDQGYPAINNRSEPFIRRFENNPAQHLVFDSETHGDPATPIPRALLGDEVRFLVGKLSDKARGLSFHISEHQWRRFTDVADSPIIGVDDKFTVGSAEFLDMVSGAGGLAESTGDFLYGELKERRRLEGGFWGIFRVRKNPAEFETPIHPLPEMAKKMGLTPDERPGWNVLRTDLTGSGTNDLVIGVPRSDLAGVDAGAVYVFENGAGRNVTDLSTADGVFVGEPGERAGISLATTEPPDGEDALAALVVETEGDTTYTVPAGRGLREALADVPWEGLGPMLTNATNTSISVVAGLPEVSTT
- a CDS encoding ATP-NAD kinase family protein, whose product is MRRIGFVLNPIAGMGGRVGLKGTDGKVEEALARGAEARAPDRAREALDGLFERDRTVDLLAYGDPMGASEARAAGFDPTVVGRPDGEETGASDTRAAVAAFLEAGVDLVLFVGGDGTAVDVAETIESAGVETPMLGVPAGVKVYSSVFAVTPRAAGRIAATYERVEAREVNDIDEDDYREGEVHTELKAVVSVPVAEEVQAGKQLGGGSVESLAAGVAEDVEPGTTYVFGPGSTVGAIERELGFEGSPLGVDVWRDGEVLVRDGGEREILDALSERNVVVVSPIGGQGFVFGRGNQQLSPAVLRRSDVLIVASRSKLDGIGVLRADTGDPDLDEELRGWHRVRTGRFERRLVELV